The following coding sequences lie in one Kribbella sp. NBC_00709 genomic window:
- a CDS encoding YciI family protein, whose protein sequence is MNQYLLSLYDVQGERSRAPSSPEDMQAFMGRIIALEEELDSAGAFVFGGALHGPDAATVVSGGTGLDKVTTDGPFVEAKEHIGGFYIINADDLDAALGWAEKVVEATDHSIEVTPFRATGRLQAGH, encoded by the coding sequence ATGAACCAGTACCTTCTGTCGCTGTACGACGTACAGGGGGAGCGCAGCCGTGCTCCGTCGTCACCCGAGGACATGCAGGCGTTCATGGGTCGCATCATCGCGCTGGAAGAGGAGCTGGACAGCGCGGGCGCCTTCGTATTCGGTGGTGCTCTGCACGGGCCAGACGCAGCCACGGTGGTCAGCGGCGGCACCGGCCTCGACAAGGTGACCACCGACGGGCCTTTCGTGGAGGCGAAGGAGCACATCGGCGGCTTCTACATCATCAACGCCGATGACCTCGACGCGGCGCTGGGCTGGGCGGAGAAGGTCGTCGAGGCCACCGATCACTCGATCGAGGTCACACCCTTCCGGGCGACCGGACGCCTCCAGGCCGGCCACTGA